One genomic segment of Sminthopsis crassicaudata isolate SCR6 chromosome 2, ASM4859323v1, whole genome shotgun sequence includes these proteins:
- the LOC141557879 gene encoding olfactory receptor 6J1-like, producing the protein MTLPMKNQTTTVTEFILLGFPISRDVELLFFVLLLPTYLMTLLGNILIIFIVVSYSRLYTPMYFFLCNLSILDILFTSVISPRVLANLATGNKTISFAGCITQCYFYFFLGTVEFLLLTCMSYDRYAAICNPLRYSIIMSPSVCIGLVLFSWVGGFLSVLFPTILISRLPFCGSNTINHFFCDSGPLLALACTDTTPIELMDFLLSSTVILISLILIGYSYSYIIMTILRIPSASGRKKAFNTCASHLTVVVIAGGITVFIYVTPSQKETLEINKIPSVLSSVVAPFLNPFIYTLRNDTVCGILREVWVGIRASLVKRRRSLLKLLSHKGH; encoded by the coding sequence ATGACCTTGCCCATGAAGAATCAGACCACCACAGTGACTGAGTTCATTCTGCTGGGTTTTCCCATCAGCAGAGATGTGGAACTACTGTTCTTTGTGCTCCTTTTGCCCACTTACCTGATGACACTTTTGGGGAACATCCTCATCATCTTTATTGTTGTGTCTTACTCACGCCTCTATACACCcatgtatttcttcctctgtaatcTCTCCATTTTAGACATTCTCTTTACTTCGGTCATTTCCCCAAGGGTTCTCGCCAATTTGGCCACGGGGAATAAGACTATTTCCTTTGCAGGATGTATCACCCAGTGCTATTTCTACTTCTTCCTGGGGACAGTGGAGTTTCTTCTATTGACATGCATGTCCTATGACCGGTATGCTGCCATCTGTAACCCACTGAGGTATAGCATCATCATGAGTCCTTCTGTGTGCATTGGCCTGGTTCTTTTCTCATGGGTGGGTGGTTTCTTGTCTGTTCTTTTCCCCACCATACTCATCTCCAGGCTACCCTTCTGTGGCTCCAATACCATTAACCACTTTTTCTGTGACAGTGGGCCTCTATTGGCCTTGGCCTGTACAGACACGACACCCATTGAGCTGATGGATTTTCTGTTGTCATCCACAGTCATTCTCATCTCCTTAATTCTCATTGGATACTCCTATAGTTACATCATTATGACCATTTTACGCATCCCATCAGCCAGTGGAAGGAAGAAAGCCTTTAACACTTGTGCTTCTCATTTGACAGTTGTTGTGATAGCTGGTGGAATTACAGTCTTTATCTATGTGACTCCCTCCCAGAAAGAAACTCTGGAGATCAACAAGATACCCTCAGTGTTGAGCAGTGTGGTGGCCCCTTTCCTCAACCCTTTCATCTATACCCTGCGCAATGATACTGTGTGTGGGATACTCAGGGAAGTCTGGGTTGGTATCAGAGCTTCATTAGTCAAGAGAAGGAGGTCACTCCTAAAACTGCTGTCCCACAAAGGTCACTGA